The following DNA comes from Chrysemys picta bellii isolate R12L10 chromosome 25, ASM1138683v2, whole genome shotgun sequence.
attattcaGGAGggagaaggatagctcagtggtttgagcattggcctgctaaatccagcattgtcagttcaatctttgaggggaccatttaggaaactggggtaaaaatctgtctgcagTGCAGGAGGTtcaggctggatattaggaagaactttttcactaggagggtggtgaagcactggaatgggttacctagggaggtggtggaatctccttccttagaggtttttaaggtcaggcttgacaaagccctggctgggatgatttagttgggaattggtcctgctttgagcagggggttggactagatgacctcctgaggtcccttccaaccctgatattctatgattctatgaactcaaTGCAGACAGTTCTTGCTCTGACTGTCAGTCTGTCAGGCAATGATTTCTGAAGACCATATCCAATCAATTCCAAACTTTCAGCAAACATTCTGCACATCAGTGGGAAGAACCCTTGTGAATTTGGTGACAATCAGAAAACCAGGATGCCAGGAAAGCCTTatttccacacacccccagagAAGGCTGAGCAGTAACATTGAGACATCAGTGGTAATTCAGCCAGTCATCACCAATCCCCCGTGTAGCCCTAACCCTGCTGCCTGCCTTGGTCATCCCTCCCCTTGACAGTGCTCAcgtggggctgcaggcagagagaTGGGCTCTGTTTAGATGAACTAAAACAATTCTGACTAAGTAAAGAGAATTAGCGGCCTGAGCCAAGCATGGGGAGCAGGAGCCAAAATGCAAGGCTCCAGCCTCACTCCTTCTCAGCCACTAGGAGCCCTGAGCTGAAGCAGCCTTCACTGGTCCAGTCCTGAACCCTGCACCCCTTACCTGGGTCAAAGCACCTTAGTCTTGACTGCACCTTCACTTGCTGCCTCATTTCAACCAATAGGGTTGAAGTATGCAAGTGAACTGGAGGGACTGAGTGATGACTGGCTCAGatacttctgatgtcacaatgctcATCTgtctgcagttacatgcaggcacATCTGTATGGAAATCAGGCTTTCCAGCATTCTGGTTTTCCCACTATCATGAAAATCAATAGGGTTTgtcccactgatgcctagaaccTTCCTTGAAATTTAGGAATTTATTGGACATGGGCTGCAGATGTTATCGTGTTACAGACACACGGACAGAGAAATGCCACTGAGTTGAGTGtggtgagtgaatgaatgaagtaTGGTGTTAAATTCTCCTTGCTTAGATTGCAAGCTCGTATGGGCAGGGATTTCACTTGCCACAGATTGTCTATTACACACGTAGTGTCCTGTGTAAATTATAATATGAATTGTGTGGTTTTGTTGTGGGGGACTCATTTCACTCACCTGGTTGTAGTGATTTCTTTGATGGCAGCTTCTTTCCTCTTTATGTGAGGCACAGCCTAAGATGAGCTTGTTTTCTGGAGGTGGCTGAGCCCTCAGAGATTcatataaggccagaagggaccactgtgaacatttagtctgacctgcacatttttaatggtgagagaaattaaccatttgaacCATTTCCCAAGGTGAGcgctccatcactggccatttttaaatcaagattggctgtttctctaaaagctctgctctaggaaatcttttggggcaggtctctgacctgtgcaggaggtcagattagatggtcaCCATGGGCCCTTCTGCCTTGTAATCTATGAATCAAAGTAGATTTGCCAAACTTCTATGTGTTGTAGCCAATACAGAAATGGAATTTAATTAGGATAAACCCTTTCTATTAATTCAAAGGAACATTGTCTTACTAATTTAAATGCAAGGTTCTTTTCAGTTCAACTTACACCTAGGATGATATTTCTTAAATCAGGATGACAAACGATCACTTGATGTTCTTAACCAATCAACAGTTTATTTAATTCACCCAGAAACACAAAAGTATACAATCAACAGTTCGTCAACCAAGTATAGACACAACCAATGTTCTTAGGCATTTACTGAACATATAAATACAATCTTGCAAGCAATTGTCATAGACTAGCATTGAGGCTCAGCAGTTATACCAAGGAACAAAGCAAATCACCAAGATTTCTTATTCCATTCTTATGATCATTAACCATCAATTCTTTAGTACTTCTAATACGTTTAATACACTCCTAGTATCTCTCCAAGGAGTAAGGATGCACTTGTTTTAAAGGCACCTTGAAGAATGTGGTCCCTGCTATTTGAATGGTTTGGTATGAAAGGGGCAAGTTTAAAATACCAAAAGCAATTGCTTAAAGTTACAGTTTAAATTGCTCTTATTCCAGTCTGCTTGGACTTATAAGGAGAGTATACATACCGCATTAATTAGTCAAAATCCAAAATTTGGTTACTTGACATCTCATTAAAGAGTGTAGAATCAGTGAGATAACACACACCTTCAGTTAAAGAACAGAGACGGAAATATAATCTTTGAAATGGATGCTCATCACTTCTTCTTATTTTGTTAATCCTGGGATGGGGGATCCTTGCCACCCAGCTGGTTCACATGTCAATCATACTGCTGGATGCTGCACCTTATTTGTGGGTTCAGTCACTCCGGCTTAGACCTGTGACCCTGAGGAGAGTCATCCACACATGGAGGTTCAGCAAACATTGCAAACTCTTCTTGGTCCCATGAGCCTGGATAAGGGGAGAGGCTGGTTACTGGGTTCAGCAAGCTCTGAGGTCCAACATGACTTCAGGTTTATTTACCCTGATTTCAGGGCTAGCTGGAAGGTGTCTGCTCTCTTGTTTCTACTGGATGCTTTCTAAATGACTCTCAATTTCCAACGCTGTTTCTTTGTTACTTCCATCAGTGTCCAGTAGATGGTGATGGCATATAACAAATGTCTTCAATGCTCCTTTCAGtcgtggggttttttttaggttTGATTAATTTCATGGATTATATTTCAGTATTAACCCTGACTTTGAATTGGGATCCCTCCTTTAAGCAATTTCTCTTAATATTCCAAAGTTATACCTTGGTTCAGTGCCTGTACCATGCAATACTCGATGATCCAAATGGCCCCATCTAGTCCTATGTAGTAGTGTTATCTCTTCTCATGCCATACAATGCATACCATTCTCTAGTGCAACAACCattaacaaagaaaacaaacaaaatcccttCTAGTTTTCTAAATCTAGAGGACACGGTCCATATATTCTTGGATTATATCTAACACTCTGCACATCTTTCAGGGCTTATCATAGGACACGAGACATTACATTGAAGGAACAAGACAGATTATTCACATAGAAAGATGAAGATCTGATTAATAAGGCAAACAACTGTGGAGTTTGGGGAGAGGGGTAAGCAGTTTGGATTTCTTGGGGGAACGAGAAGTGTGCCCCATTTGACCATCAGGTTTCACGAGTTATTTCTCGTTGGTTTAACACCTTCCATACTCACTCCCGGTCCTTGGTTCATACCAAGGAAATGTCACAGGCTGACACTGGCTCTTCAAGAAGGAGCAGAGCCAGTGTACCTGTGATTTATCAGCTCACTTCAGTTGGGATTACAAGAAGGCACCTGAAGCCTCGAGGGAAGAGCAACCTGGTGAGTCAGGAAAGATCAACCTGGTGAGAGCTGCCTGGAAGTGAGAGTCCAGAGAACGGCAGGGAAGAGCTGCCGGAGGCCAGGGAGTGGAGGAGGTGCCTGCGGGAAGGCTGATGCCAAGAGAGCAGCAAGAGGGGTTTGCTGTCTGACATCCCCAAGCCAGAGGGCATGAGCCAGAGAAGAGCAGAGGGAGGTACCTGCTGGCTCTAAGCCAGAGCGCTGGAGCCAAAGGCTGGAGGCCAGAGGACTGCAGTGGGGTTAACCTGACAGCTCCATGCAAGAGAGCTGGAGCCCAGGGAACAGTGACAGGGCCAGGAGAGTGAGGGAtgcagagaggctgtgggggtCCTGCTGGGAACAGCAGGGATGCACTCTAGCTGGTAGGGCTAGGGGAGCTGCCCTTGTAGAGGGACAAAAGAGGACTGTTCGGGCATGGCAGAAGGCACCGGAGTGCAGGATGTATTATGCCCATGGATGATGTTTGGATTTTAAGGACTACCTGCACTGGGATGATAAATGGACTGTGTGTTCCACTTGCCTTTTGGACTGTTGGCACAGTAATTTTGTAATAACCAGCCCCAAGAAGGGGTATTACTGAGACAAGAGAGCTTCTAGTGGAGTTCCTGAGCACTCtgaaaggggaaacagaggcaggtgCACCTGGGTGCTCTAGGGGAAGGGGGGCAGCCCGAAGACAGGAGACAATAGGGCACAAGAAAGGGGGCAATTATTCTTGTCTGTTGCCTGGTAAGGGGTCTCTTTAGCTAGATGAAGAGAGTTGAACATCTTAACCACTAGTGAATAAGGGACTCTTTGGTGTGAATAACTATCAACAGCTGGGAGGTTCCTTATCAAGCATCAGAGTTTTCCTTTCCTGGGAATTGTGTAGTTTAACTTTAGCTTAATTAGTGCTCTGCAGACAAGATGCCCCACCTCCTGGGACAGGCCCTATTGATCCTCATTGCCTTTAGCTCAAGGAGGAAGCTAAGGGTTTGGAAGATACACCAGGATGACTGGCTGCAGTTACTTAGAAGGGCAGAGAGTGGACAAGAGCTGTGAACAAGAAGGGCAGAGAGGGGATAAGagtagggagggatagctcagtggtttgagtagtggtctgctaaacccagggttgtgagttcaatcctttaggGTGCCATTtacagatctggggcaaaaaatgggtcctgctagtgaaggcagggagttggactagatgacctcctgaggtcccttccaaccctgatattctatgaacaatGTATTTTCAAGGCATATGACACCTATACTTCTTACATCAGCTTACTGAGCGAGCCAAATAGCGCCCTACCAGTGACCTGGCCTCTTcaatatttaccactcccccagtgattgtgtcatctgcaaactttaccagtgaTGGTTTATGTTTTCTTATAggacattgataaaaatgttaaatagtggagggccaagaactgatccctgcggggcCCTACTGGGCTCACACAGGGACCGTGgtagtgtgtggggctggctctggctcatGGGGGATGTGGTGGGGCCTATGGCCAGCTTTGACTCACATGGGGGGACGTGGCGGCGCATGGGGCCAGATGTGCTTGTTCTCAGGGACATGGTGTATCCATGAcaaaaagcagcagagagaggaGGCCGAGCTGGGAGGGGTTAGCAGAAGTGCAGCTTTAGTTCTGTGGAGGAGGAGGGTCTGCTCTCTCCTGGGCACACCCTTCAGCTGTACACCCTCACCTCAAACCCTCCTGCCAGCCCATGACTATAACCCAACAGGGAGTCTGGCTAGGCCTGTGCCCGACTGCAGCGTCTGTCTCGCCCTGGAAGGCTAGCATggccctgggctggaggcaggaagtGAGGCCCTGTTCCAGACAAAGCTCCATCACgtcagctctgtgccctgggcagctgggAGGTGTCAGTCTCACCTGATCGAGCGCTTGCGAGGGGAGAGGGTCCTCCACCCCACTGGAGCCAGTACCTCTGGTGCTGAGCCACTGGCAGGCCTGGGAAAGGCCACTGAGAGCAGGCCCACAGCTCACTGGGGAGCGTTAGTTCCTTCCTGTCACTGCAGCATCCCCAGGGTGAGAGGGCCGGGCTGCCTGGTGCCCTGCAGCTGTAGCAGGGGCTCTGTAGTCGGCTGCAGGGCTGCACCTTTGGTcagaggcattttctccagctggGGATGGTGGGGTTCGCTACAGTGTAATGCAGAGCGAGACCAATAGGGGGCGCTCCACCAAGGAGGGAGCTGTGCATTGATGGCACTCAGGTGGCAGGGCTGCCTCGTATGTGGGGCAATGGCTGCATGGGGCAGGCACGGGCAGCATCCAGCTCACATGGCATGGGGTACCCTGGGGACTGTTAATTCAATGGGAAAGTCATAGAAGCCAGAACTTGAGGTGCCTAtaacaaccccctgccccaacagcCAGGGCTCAGCCATGAGGCCACCCGGACACAGAACCGCACAGCCCTGTCCTGGGCGACAATGGCAGACACCATGCTCGGGCCGTGTCTGGTACGGAGCCACCCAGCCCAGAAACCCTGAGaaacctgccctgccccactccaccccaataGGCCCCACCCCGATGCCCACACCCATAGCACACAACACTGAGAAGCACAGTAGAATGCCATCTAGGGGGACCTGTTTTGAATCAAGGGCTCACCAGGCTCGTCTCATCCCAGACACCCCCTCACCAGATCCCCCCAAATATCCAAGCCGTGCACGGTGCTGCAGCTTGAGGAGAAAATGGAGAAGTGCCTAGAAAAGAGACAAACCCAGGCAGGCCCCTTCCGCCCTCCCAACTGGCAGAATCCCTAGGGGGCAGGGCAGCGCTCCACAGAGAAAGGcaggggcgggggatggggggacgCACTGAGCTCCTGGCCCCACTACACCAGCGCGTAGTCGAActggcccctctccagcccctccttgtgGTCAGTCCAGGAGGAGGCGGGCATGCGGCTGTAGGGGTCTAGCAGGATGCGGAAGCAGCGCACCATGAGCATCACCAAGAAGACCAGGAGGAAGATGACGAAGGCGAAGACCGTCTTCTGCTCGGCGTCCATGCCCAGGCCGGTGGCAGGGGGCTCCACCAGGGAGGGGGACAGCAGTTCATAATCCATTGTTGACGCATCATTCATTGCCGTGCCGTAGCACGCCTGCCACGCCGGGAGCTGGGCCAGGGTGCGGGCTGGTCACACGGCAGCCATCCTCTCGGCCCACGAGCACACTGGCAGCCACCTGGGGATGGAGCCAGCTCTGGATTGCAGCTGTGTCAGTGCTCAGAGAGCAATCGCCTGCCCAGGGCTAGTCCATGGCTAAATGGGGCCGCACGGCTCCAGCCAAGAGCTCCtgaaagggaaagagaagggcATGAGGCTGTTTGTAGGGAGCCCACACACCAACACACTCAACATGTTCTGCTAAAGCCCAGGGCTGTCCCTGCCCCGCTGCTCCTGACCCTCCACTCCAGCTACTGCCCCGTCACTGCCCCACCCAGACCGAGCTGCTTGCATTATTTTGCGAGTAACATGCCTCTCCAATGCGGGCAGCGCTGCGTCCCTTGGGAGCCCATGCAGAACTCTGGGCAATTCTGCATCAGACACAAATGGGCCctgcccagcctgccccagcaATGGGTTTGCAGACCTGTCACTTCTGCTTTTTGCTCTCCTTTGCTGCCAGGGCGCAATTGCTCCCCTAGGGCACATGGAGTTGGGTCTGCTGCCTAACTGGAGAACCCTCCCTCTCCAGGGAGTGGGGAGTGATAAATAGCAGAGCCGGCTGACAAGCTTCACGTGAAAAGATTTTTTGCTGGAATCGGGATTCtgctgaaaacaatttttttttttttgcaagagaaTTTAGTtgttaacaaaatattttgtttcccaacattttttcaaaaagcaaaatgtctgaacccccccccaccaccctatTTATTTTCTCTTGCCGGGGCGTTGCTGCTATCATTCCTGCAGAGACCATGGCTTCAGATGCCATGCAGAGGGGTAGAGTCTGACCTCCAACACAACAGAGTAACCCAGAGTAACTGGAttgactctggatttacactggtataactcagAGCAGAGTCTGACCCACGGATTGTTCCTGTGAAACGTTCCCCATTGCTGAGAAGCAAAGAGATCAGAAAGGACAACATCAGCCCAAGGCCACCACACTGCCCCTGACTGATACCCCCACTCAGTAGAGACAATGACCCGTGGTGCCAGCCATCAGCCCTACTcactggatggggtggggcagaCTGCTCAGAGACACAGGAATCTAAGGCCCTGCAATGAGTCAATGCAGGAATTCAGGGGCGAATCACAATGGGGACAATTCCTGTCCTGTTGGTATGAGCCTTGCTATATTGGGTGTTTCtcttcaagtcccagctcctggagccctgAGATCAGGGGCAAATCTCAGCTGCCGTTCCTTGAAA
Coding sequences within:
- the CTXN1 gene encoding cortexin-1, producing the protein MNDASTMDYELLSPSLVEPPATGLGMDAEQKTVFAFVIFLLVFLVMLMVRCFRILLDPYSRMPASSWTDHKEGLERGQFDYALV